One Eleginops maclovinus isolate JMC-PN-2008 ecotype Puerto Natales chromosome 22, JC_Emac_rtc_rv5, whole genome shotgun sequence DNA segment encodes these proteins:
- the rel gene encoding LOW QUALITY PROTEIN: proto-oncogene c-Rel (The sequence of the model RefSeq protein was modified relative to this genomic sequence to represent the inferred CDS: inserted 1 base in 1 codon) encodes MDVLNSMLGDDSHLMAEPSVQIFEQPKQRGMRFRYKCEGRSAGSIPGEKSSDNNRTYPSLQILNYCGKGKVRVYLVTKNEPYRPHPHDLVGKDCKDGFYEAEFGPDRKVIAFQNLGIQCVRRREVKDAIVQRMTRGINPFTVPREQLLQTEEYDLNVVRLCIQVYLQDENGHYTRQLNPIVTNPIYDNRAPNTAELRICRVNRNSGSVKGGDEIFLLCDKVQKDDIEVRFFXLDGWEAKGSFSQADVHRQVAIVFKSPSYYNTSILESVTVQMQLRRPSDQEVSEAMDFRYLPDDKDPYGHNEKKRKREYLMRISGLSGGPFTGLTMNRPKAVSTSTLSNMRKDLNNLYVRQQPTPPMQQQAAVFNQSYQPSAQNVMMNPQAPNVPVSHSWANPNPTLSVDTVTINQSGAMCNMPRPNISRHQQPHRGSGYPQRVDPSGFENNTLPQLSVRDLQCLDAVSQAPALNQCRGTDSLYHIQQQREELASDSQAQCNLGNHNQGLQTAWPNFNNLNPIQNTFNGAVPGGGGGSQGLGAFSFVGGMEGEEFLKGFVGGRPQTGFQLKQEPQLTVAQETHASLMHSPRESQENTYINLLPRMSNGTNMDPMRQSNSMASEGHFPTLDDWLKQTRQGD; translated from the exons ATGGACG TTCTGAACTCTATGCTAGGGGACGACTCACATCTca TGGCTGAGCCTTCCGTCCAGATCTTTGAGCAGCCGAAGCAGAGGGGAATGCGCTTCAGGTACAAGTGTGAGGGTCGCTCAGCGGGAAGCATCCCCGGTGAGAAGAGCTCTGACAACAACAGGACCTACCCCAGTCTGCAG ATCCTGAATTACTGCGGTAAAGGGAAAGTACGCGTTTACTTGGTAACGAAGAATGAGCCGTACCGACCGCATCCACACGACCTGGTGGGCAAGGACTGCAAAGACGGGTTCTACGAGGCCGAGTTTGGTCCAGACCGCAAAGTGATCGC CTTCCAGAATCTGGGTATCCAGTGTGTGAGAAGGAGGGAAGTGAAAGATGCCATCGTACAGAGGATGACCAGAGGGATCAACCCCTTCACTG TGCCAcgagagcagctgctgcagacgGAGGAGTATGACTTGAACGTGGTACGCCTGTGTATCCAGGTTTACCTACAGGACGAGAATGGCCACTACACCCGGCAGCTAAATCCCATCGTCACAAACCCGATCTACGACAACA GGGCCCCAAACACTGCAGAGTTGAGAATCTGTCGGGTCAACAGGAACAGTGGCAGTGTTAAGGGAGGGGACGAGATCTTCTTACTGTGTGACAAAGTACAGAAAG ATGACATTGAAGTGCGATTCT TGCTCGATGGCTGGGAGGCCAAAGGCTCCTTCTCCCAGGCCGATGTTCATCGCCAAGTCGCTATCGTCTTCAAGTCTCCGTCCTACTATAACACCTCCATATTAGAGTCAGTCACCGTGCAGATGCAGTTGCGCCGACCTTCCGATCAGGAAGTCAGTGAAGCAATGGATTTCAGATATCTGCCTGACGACAAAG ATCCTTACGGCCACAATGAGAAAAAGCGCAAAAGAGAGTACTTGATGAGGATCTCAGGATTATCCG GTGGTCCTTTTACTGGTTTGACAATGAACAGGCCAAAGGCAGTGTCAACGAGTACTTTGAGCAACATGCGGAAAG ACCTCAACAACTTGTACGTGAGGCAACAACCCACACCTCCGATGCAGCAACAAGCAGCGGTATTCAACCAGTCCTACCAACCCAGTGCTCAGAATGTAATGATGAATCCTCAAGCTCCTAATGTGCCTGTCAGCCATTCATGGGCAAATCCCAACCCAACACTCTCAGTGGATACGGTCACCATAAACCAGTCAGGTGCAATGTGCAATATGCCACGTCCTAATATCAGTAGGCATCAGCAGCCGCACCGTGGATCTGGTTACCCCCAGAGAGTGGATCCCAGCGGCTTTGAGAACAACACCCTCCCTCAGCTCTCTGTCAGGGACTTGCAGTGTTTGGATGCAGTTTCCCAGGCCCCTGCACTGAATCAGTGCAGGGGCACTGATTCGCTCTACCACATACAGCAGCAAAGGGAAGAGCTTGCATCTGATTCTCAGGCCCAATGCAATCTAGGCAACCACAACCAGGGTCTCCAAACTGCGTGGCCCAATTTCAATAACCTCAACCCAATCCAGAACACCTTTAACGGTGCAGTACCCGGAGGTGGAGGGGGTTCACAGGGGCTGGGCGCTTTCTCCTTCGTAGGGGGAATGGAAGGGGAAGAGTTTCTGAAGGGCTTTGTAGGAGGAAGACCTCAAACTGGCTTCCAGCTGAAGCAGGAACCACAGCTCACAGTGGCACAAGAGACCCATGCTTCTCTCATGCATTCCCCAAGGGAAAGCCAAGAAAATACCTACATAAACTTGCTTCCTCGTATGAGCAATGGCACCAACATGGATCCAATGAGGCAAAGCAATAGCATGGCCTCAGAAGGCCACTTCCCAACTCTGGATGACTGGCTCAAACAAACTCGGCAAGGTGACTAA
- the LOC134858986 gene encoding piggyBac transposable element-derived protein 4-like, giving the protein MSSRRTAAEEALSQILNWDSDVEEGISEPEDLSETEDNVIADPDCQFSYDEEDSEDESAVVPPTDENQGMQQSSSTEGTWASNDGNIKWSTSPHPSRGRLSSSNVIKMTPGPTRFAVTRVDEIQSAFQLFISSPIERIILEMTNLEGRRVFQEKWKPLDQTDLHAYIGVLLLAGVYRSKGEATASLWNEENGRPIFRATMSLETFHMISCVIRFDNRDTRAGRRERDKLAAIRDVWDKWVEILPLLYNPGPHVTVDERLVPFRGRCPFRQYMPNKPAKYGIKIWAACDAKSSYAWNMQVYTGKLPGGTSEKNQGMRVVLEMSEGLQGHNITCDNFFTSYRLGDELQKRKLTMLGTVRRNKPELPTEILKMQGRPLHSSIFAFTEKATVVSYCPKRNKNVLVMSTMHTDASLSKREDMKPQMILDYNSTKGGVDILDKVTATYSCQRKTARWPLVIFYNIVDMSAYNAYVLWTAINQKWNAGKLYRRRLFLEELGKALITPKIQTPARPARSPAAAAVIEKVKLRSPDQPAASPNPTSPNQHPVDTGGKKRKRCQVCPSREDSKTSTSCVKCKNYICRKHTVTFCPSCGEH; this is encoded by the coding sequence ATGAGCTCCAGAAGGACGGCAGCTGAGGAGGCTTTATCACAGATTTTGAACTGGGATAGTGATGTAGAGGAAGGTATTTCAGAACCAGAAGAtctttcagagacagaggacaatgtTATTGCTGATCCAGATTGTCAATTTTCCTACGATGAGGAGGATTCAGAGGACGAGTCTGCCGTTGTTCCTCCAACAGATGAAAACCAAGGAATGCAGCAATCAtcatccacagaggggacatgggCATCTAATGACGGTAATATAAAATGGTCAACATCACCACACCCAAGCCGAGGCAGACTGTCATCTTccaatgtgatcaaaatgactccCGGTCCTACAAGATTTGCTGTCACACGAGTTGATGAGattcaatcagcatttcagCTCTTCATATCCTCACCAATAGAGAGGATTATACTGGAAATGACCAACTTGGAGGGGAGAcgtgtgtttcaagagaaatggAAGCCACTGGATCAGACTGACTTGCATGCTTACATTGGAGTTCTGTTATTAGCTGGAGTGTACAGGTCAAAGGGAGAAGCAACTGCAAGTCTATGGAATGAAGAGAATGGAAGGCCAATCTTTCGTGCAACAATGTCTCTGGAGACATTCCACATGATATCTTGTGTGATCCGCTTTGACAACCGCGACACCAGAGCTGGTCGACgtgaaagagacaaactagCTGCGATCAGAGATGTGTGGGATAAATGGGTTGAAATTTTACCTTTGTTGTACAATCCTGGTCCCCATGTTACTGTAGATGAGCGCCTTGTTCCATTCAGGGGGCGCTGTCCTTTCCGACAGTACATGCCCAACAAGCCCGCCAAGTATGGCATCAAAATATGGGCAGCCTGTGATGCAAAATCCAGCTATGCATGGAATATGCAAGTATACACCGGAAAGCTACCTGGAGGAACATCTGAGAAGAATCAGGGGATGCGTGTGGTGCTGGAAATGAGTGAAGGGCTGCAAGGTCATAACATCACATGTGACAACTTCTTTACATCCTACCGCCTTGGAGATGAACTTCAGAAGAGAAAGCTGACCATGTTGGGAACAGTCAGAAGAAATAAGCCAGAACTTCCCACTGAAATTCTGAAGATGCAGGGCAGACCTCTGCATtcctcaatatttgctttcactgagaaagcaacagttgtttcatactgcccaaagagaaacaagaatgtTCTTGTAATGAGTACaatgcacacagatgcatcTCTGAGCAAAAGAGAAGACATGAAGCCACAAATGATCCTGGATTATAACTCCACCAAAGGAGGAGTTGACATTCTGGACAAAGTCACAGCAACATACAGCTGCCAGCGCAAGACAGCCCGTTGGCCTTTGGTGATTTTCTACAACATTGTGGACATGTCTGCTTACAATGCCTATGTCCTGTGGACTGCAATCAACCAGAAATGGAATGCCGGCAAATTGTACAGACGTCGGCTTTTCCTGGAAGAACTCGGCAAAGCACTTATCACTCCCAAGATCCAGACGCCAGCCAGGCCAGCTCGatccccagcagctgcagctgtcattgAAAAGGTCAAGCTCAGGTCACCCGACCAACCTGCAGCCTCACCAAACCCAACCTCACCCAACCAACATCCAGTggacacaggtggaaagaaaaggaaaagatgccaGGTCTGTCCCTCCCGAGAGGACAGTAAAACAAGTACCTCTTGTGTGAAATGCAAGAattacatctgcagaaagcacacagtaacattctgtccatcatgtggagaacattga